A DNA window from bacterium contains the following coding sequences:
- a CDS encoding glycosyltransferase family 39 protein, which yields MRITPQAALAGVMVLAVAMRFVSLGRNSLWDDEAFVVWVVRHGWREILPILRQGDVHPPLYYVLIKAWTSLAGTGEAALRFPSACFAAVSVALTYVLMRRIAAEGTALLSAFLVAVSPFQVMAAQDARMYALLGALALASTLVLHEGAVRGGPKPWAAYSILAALMLYTHDFAFLALAAHGAWALLYARRRFGLWLAAAAVAIIFYAPWLPSLWAQILQAAGSSLLPSSSPNVIVGDTIGMLSFGGSLFGMGDFFRRGTLGPAGQFVVLLPFLAVLWRGLAGRERPDIALIAMPLGLTLAVLVAFRLAVPIFFARWVSFLGPFYLMLLARGIVDIGARAPERWRAWTTIVVTGALLAYGMPALADYYLDTTSRRDWRGVSTVVAQGMGPHDVGLFVGRATAQLPFSYYLPGLPSVTTDLRRPIAEPQLRWLAARYPRMWLIVARPYSPYGPYMRAFFPALGKAYQVVGAHDFKGQIWVYLLRAVK from the coding sequence GTGCGCATTACCCCCCAGGCCGCCCTCGCAGGCGTCATGGTGCTGGCGGTGGCGATGCGCTTCGTATCGCTTGGGCGCAATAGCCTGTGGGACGATGAGGCGTTCGTCGTCTGGGTCGTGCGCCACGGGTGGCGGGAGATTCTGCCGATCCTGCGGCAGGGCGACGTGCACCCGCCGCTCTACTACGTGCTCATCAAGGCGTGGACGAGCCTCGCCGGTACAGGCGAGGCAGCGCTTCGGTTCCCATCGGCCTGCTTCGCCGCCGTGTCGGTCGCCCTGACCTACGTTCTGATGCGTCGGATCGCCGCCGAAGGGACGGCGCTCCTCAGTGCATTTCTCGTCGCGGTGTCGCCCTTCCAGGTCATGGCCGCGCAAGATGCTCGGATGTACGCGCTCCTCGGCGCGCTTGCCCTGGCGTCGACGCTCGTCCTGCACGAGGGGGCGGTCCGGGGCGGGCCGAAGCCGTGGGCCGCCTACTCCATCTTAGCAGCCCTGATGCTCTACACCCACGACTTCGCCTTCCTCGCCCTCGCCGCGCACGGGGCGTGGGCGTTGCTGTACGCGCGCCGACGGTTCGGGCTGTGGCTCGCGGCGGCCGCAGTTGCCATAATCTTCTACGCCCCGTGGCTGCCGTCTCTGTGGGCCCAGATCTTGCAAGCGGCGGGGTCGTCGCTCCTGCCGAGTTCGTCGCCGAACGTGATCGTCGGCGACACCATCGGCATGCTGTCCTTCGGCGGCTCGCTGTTCGGCATGGGCGACTTCTTCCGGCGCGGGACGCTCGGGCCGGCCGGTCAGTTCGTCGTGCTCCTGCCCTTCCTCGCCGTTCTGTGGCGCGGCCTCGCGGGGCGAGAGCGACCGGACATCGCCCTCATCGCCATGCCGCTCGGCCTCACGCTCGCCGTGTTGGTCGCCTTCCGGTTGGCGGTGCCGATCTTCTTCGCACGTTGGGTTTCCTTTCTGGGACCATTCTACCTGATGCTCCTGGCCAGAGGGATCGTCGACATTGGCGCCAGAGCCCCCGAGCGGTGGAGGGCTTGGACCACGATTGTGGTGACGGGCGCGCTCCTCGCCTACGGCATGCCGGCACTCGCCGACTACTACCTGGACACCACATCCCGCCGTGACTGGCGGGGCGTCTCGACGGTGGTCGCGCAGGGGATGGGGCCGCACGACGTCGGGTTGTTCGTCGGCCGCGCCACAGCCCAACTGCCGTTCTCCTACTACTTGCCCGGCCTCCCCTCGGTGACGACCGATCTGCGGAGGCCCATCGCGGAACCGCAGCTGCGATGGCTGGCAGCACGCTACCCACGCATGTGGTTGATCGTCGCCCGGCCGTACAGCCCGTATGGTCCCTATATGCGTGCGTTCTTCCCGGCGCTCGGGAAGGCGTACCAGGTGGTCGGCGCGCACGACTTCAAGGGTCAGATATGGGTCTACCTGCTCCGGGCGGTGAAGTGA
- a CDS encoding cupin domain-containing protein, with protein MTDSVFPFDLNHAAEELARGGPTIDVEGQRIACAPLFETARSQAALFRLRPGQRIPAHRHSAIDDIFFCVRGRGRIRTWDAAGTARDHPIEPGAVFLVQPETAHEVACAGDEFCYVLLQAPKELYDSHAYSAGAAS; from the coding sequence GAGGAACTGGCGCGGGGTGGCCCCACCATCGATGTGGAGGGGCAGCGGATCGCGTGCGCTCCGCTGTTCGAGACGGCCCGCTCGCAGGCGGCGCTGTTCCGGCTCCGGCCGGGCCAGCGCATCCCCGCGCATCGGCACAGCGCCATCGACGACATCTTCTTCTGCGTCAGGGGACGCGGCCGGATCCGGACCTGGGACGCCGCCGGGACCGCGCGCGACCACCCGATCGAACCGGGGGCGGTGTTCCTGGTCCAGCCGGAGACGGCCCACGAGGTGGCGTGCGCGGGAGACGAGTTCTGCTACGTCCTGCTCCAGGCGCCGAAGGAGCTCTACGACAGCCACGCCTATTCGGCGGGCGCCGCCTCGTGA
- a CDS encoding proline iminopeptidase-family hydrolase, protein MTAVTETEGFVDFRGHRVFYRIVGSGEAPGKYPLLTLHGGPGAAHDCLEPLAVLARTGRRVIFYDQLGCGRSDQPHDPALWTIDLFLEELAVVRRALQLPAVHLLGLSWGGMLGLEYATRQPPGIVSLIVASAPASMRQWMDEARRLRAELPDEVQRVLDRHERAGTTDDPEYQRAMMVFYERHVCRVKPWPDCVQRSIGQLMRNPEVYLTMNGPSEFHVTGTLREWSVEERLGLVRVPVLVTSGRYDECTPAMAETIQRRIPGSEWVLFEESAHFSHAEEPERYASTVTAFLERVERDRGRGTL, encoded by the coding sequence GTGACGGCCGTGACCGAGACCGAAGGCTTCGTGGACTTCCGCGGGCACCGCGTCTTTTACCGGATCGTCGGGTCCGGCGAGGCGCCGGGGAAGTATCCGCTGCTCACGCTTCACGGGGGTCCGGGAGCGGCCCACGACTGTCTGGAGCCGCTCGCGGTCCTCGCCCGCACCGGCCGCCGGGTGATCTTCTATGACCAGCTCGGCTGCGGCCGCTCGGACCAGCCCCACGACCCCGCGCTGTGGACGATCGACCTCTTCCTGGAGGAACTGGCGGTGGTCAGGCGGGCCCTCCAGCTCCCGGCGGTCCACCTGCTCGGCCTCTCCTGGGGCGGCATGTTGGGGCTCGAGTACGCCACCCGCCAGCCGCCCGGCATCGTCAGCCTGATCGTGGCCAGCGCGCCGGCCAGCATGCGGCAGTGGATGGACGAGGCTCGACGCCTCCGCGCCGAGCTTCCCGACGAGGTGCAGCGGGTCCTGGACCGGCACGAGCGGGCCGGCACCACCGACGATCCCGAGTACCAGCGGGCGATGATGGTCTTCTATGAGCGGCACGTGTGTCGGGTCAAGCCGTGGCCCGACTGCGTCCAGCGCTCGATCGGCCAGCTGATGAGGAACCCCGAAGTCTACCTGACCATGAACGGCCCCAGCGAGTTCCACGTCACCGGCACGCTTCGGGAATGGAGCGTCGAGGAGCGCCTGGGACTGGTGCGGGTGCCGGTCCTGGTGACCAGCGGCCGGTACGACGAGTGCACGCCGGCGATGGCTGAGACGATCCAGCGGCGGATCCCGGGGTCGGAATGGGTGCTCTTCGAAGAGAGCGCGCACTTTTCCCATGCCGAGGAGCCGGAGCGGTATGCGTCCACGGTGACCGCGTTTCTGGAGCGGGTGGAGCGGGATCGGGGCCGAGGCACGCTCTGA
- a CDS encoding type II secretion system protein gives MRMFSLLRKTLKHKDHGFTLIELVVVLAILGILIALAVPRYLAARKKAYKSEADNILQETKTLEWAYYQQYNTFDSAGGALGLAMPGGSYWNTPAITGTATNVTITMSGLQSPLDSTDSVWITLSSDGSSSGGATY, from the coding sequence ATGCGAATGTTCTCGTTGCTTCGTAAGACCCTGAAACACAAGGACCACGGGTTCACACTGATCGAGCTGGTGGTCGTTCTGGCTATCCTGGGAATCCTGATCGCCCTCGCCGTCCCGCGTTACCTGGCCGCTCGGAAGAAGGCGTACAAGTCTGAGGCGGACAACATTCTCCAGGAGACGAAGACCCTGGAATGGGCCTACTATCAGCAATACAACACATTCGACTCTGCGGGGGGGGCGCTTGGGCTCGCGATGCCGGGTGGCTCGTATTGGAACACACCGGCGATCACTGGGACAGCGACGAACGTGACGATTACGATGAGCGGACTACAGAGTCCTCTGGACAGCACCGACAGCGTGTGGATTACTCTGTCGAGCGACGGATCGTCGAGCGGTGGGGCCACGTACTAA